The genome window AGGACATGGACAAGGACACGGTCGATTTCGTCCCGAATTATGACGAGACTCGAACCGAACCCACCGTTTTTCCGGCCGCGTTCCCGAACCTCCTTATCAACGGCGCCACCGGCATCGCTGTCGGCATGGCGACGAATATCCCGCCCCACAACCTCGGCGAGATCATCGACGGCATTTGCGCGCAGATCGATAACCCCGAAATCACAACGGCGCAGTTGATGAAATTCGTCAAAGGACCGGACTTCCCCACGGCCGGCATGGTCTGCGGGATCGATCCGATCAAACAGTATTTCGAGACTGGCCGCGGCAGCCTGAAAGTGCGCGGCAGGGTCGGCCTGGAGCAATTGAAAGGAGCTCGGGAGCAGATCGTCATCACGGAGATCCCCTACATCGTAAACCGGAAGACGTTGGTCGAGCGCATTGCGGAGTTGGTCAACGAGAAAATCATCACGGACATCACAGCGGTCAGGGACGAATCCGACGAGCACACGCGGGTCGTGATCGAGTTGAAGCGCGATGGGGTCCCCAAGGTCGTGATCAACAACCTTTACAAATATACCCAGCTCGAAACTAATTTCGCGGTCAACATGCTGGCCATCGACCATGGCCGGCCCAAAATTCTCAATCTCAAGGAACTGATCAATTGCTACATCGAGCATCGCCGCGAAGTGGTGCTGCGGCGGACGCGATTTGAACTTAAGAAAGCTGAGGAACGGGCCGAGACGCTCGAAGGCTATTTGATCGCGCTGGCCAACCTGGACGAATTCATCCGCATCATCCGCACCTCGGCCAACCGAGAGGAAGCGAAGGTGAAACTGCTGGCCTTCGAGTTCACCCGCGCCATGGTCGAACGATTCGGCGTGTTGATCCGCAGCGAAGCCCGCCTCACCAATGGCCGCTATGCGTTCAGCGAGGCCCAAACCGCCGCCATCCTTGAACTGCGGCTGTATCAACTCACCGGCCTCGAACGCGACAAGGTCAAAACGGAGTACACTGAAATCCTTAGCCGAATTGAGGATTTGACGGACATTCTGGCTAAAGAAGCGCGCGTCAAAGCCATCATCAAGGATGAGCTAAAGCAAATCAAAGAGAAGCATGCCGGGCCGCGCTTGACGGAACTGGTGCCGGACGAAGGCGAGATGGCCATCGAAGACCTCATTGCGAACGAAGGCGTCATCATCACCATCACGCACAACGGCCTGATCAAGCGCACGAACATCAGTTCCTATCGCTCCCAACGGCGCGGCGGCCGAGGGGTCATTGGCATGGCTACGCGCGAAGGCTCGGCCGCCGAGGGCGACCGCGAGGATTTCATCGAACACCTCTTCACAGCCAGTACCCACGACTTTCTGATGTT of Verrucomicrobiota bacterium contains these proteins:
- the gyrA gene encoding DNA gyrase subunit A, producing MPESDGPSNIPQGGDAPLFAANEKIDKINVADEIKNSFLDYSMSVIISRALPDARDGLKPSQRRILYAMHDLSLFPNRQHRKCAKICGDTSGNYHPHGEAVIYPTLVHMAQPWAMREPLVDGQGNFGSVEGDPPAAMRYTEARMTHLGAVLMEDMDKDTVDFVPNYDETRTEPTVFPAAFPNLLINGATGIAVGMATNIPPHNLGEIIDGICAQIDNPEITTAQLMKFVKGPDFPTAGMVCGIDPIKQYFETGRGSLKVRGRVGLEQLKGAREQIVITEIPYIVNRKTLVERIAELVNEKIITDITAVRDESDEHTRVVIELKRDGVPKVVINNLYKYTQLETNFAVNMLAIDHGRPKILNLKELINCYIEHRREVVLRRTRFELKKAEERAETLEGYLIALANLDEFIRIIRTSANREEAKVKLLAFEFTRAMVERFGVLIRSEARLTNGRYAFSEAQTAAILELRLYQLTGLERDKVKTEYTEILSRIEDLTDILAKEARVKAIIKDELKQIKEKHAGPRLTELVPDEGEMAIEDLIANEGVIITITHNGLIKRTNISSYRSQRRGGRGVIGMATREGSAAEGDREDFIEHLFTASTHDFLMFFTNTGRVYVERVHEIPDMGRTAKGRSIANLLELHTGEKIAALIRINSKTGPNKEDITWEQPLFLFFSTEKGTVKKTALAEFANVRKGGIIAISIESGDTLIDVKLTNGANEVVLITREGQSIRFHEEDVRPMGRPATGVRGITLESSDAVVALAVVVSRGTLLVAGENGIGKRTDFEEYRLQSRGGKGIITMKTTDRTGHVVGALTVQEEDEIMLITAGGQMVRISVKDIRETGRNAQGVKLIDLVEGDKLQAIAPVISEEKEDQQEELLPIPS